A window from Flavobacterium sp. 83 encodes these proteins:
- a CDS encoding peroxiredoxin yields MASLRLGDIAPDFEAETTQGKIKFHEWLGDSWGVLFSHPADFTPVCTTELGTVANYYPEFVKRNVKVIALSVDGLDSHMEWIKDINETQNTTVNFPIIADENKHVAQLYDMIHPNANESFTVRSVFIIGPDKKIKLTLTYPASTGRNFDELLRVIDSLQLTANYSVATPANWKDGERVVISTAVKDEDIAAKFPKGYERVKPYLRMTPQPNK; encoded by the coding sequence ATGGCATCATTACGATTAGGCGATATTGCTCCGGATTTCGAAGCAGAAACTACACAAGGAAAAATAAAATTTCACGAATGGCTGGGAGATTCTTGGGGCGTATTATTTTCGCATCCTGCTGATTTTACACCAGTTTGTACTACCGAATTAGGAACCGTAGCCAATTATTATCCTGAATTTGTAAAGAGAAATGTAAAAGTAATCGCATTAAGCGTTGACGGATTAGATTCTCATATGGAATGGATTAAAGATATTAATGAAACGCAAAACACAACGGTTAATTTTCCAATTATAGCGGATGAAAATAAGCATGTTGCACAATTGTATGATATGATTCATCCCAATGCCAATGAAAGTTTTACAGTTCGTTCGGTTTTTATAATTGGGCCTGACAAAAAAATAAAATTAACATTGACTTATCCAGCCTCTACAGGTAGGAATTTTGATGAATTACTGCGTGTAATTGATAGTTTACAGTTGACAGCTAATTATAGCGTAGCAACACCGGCAAACTGGAAAGATGGTGAGCGAGTGGTAATTTCAACAGCGGTAAAAGATGAAGATATCGCTGCTAAATTCCCAAAAGGATACGAAAGAGTAAAACCTTATTTGAGAATGACACCGCAACCTAATAAGTAA
- a CDS encoding 3-ketoacyl-ACP reductase — protein MTDLKNKNALITGAGKGIGKAIALALAKEGVNIILVARTQEEIDSVAAKVRSLRVKALAITADVADINSVNVAVEKALAEFGTIDILINNAGIAAFGKFLELEPTDWERIIQVNLMGTYYVTRAVLPNMIERQTGDIINISSTAGLSGNALTSAYSASKFAVLGLTESLMQEVRKHNIRVTALTPSTVATDMAKELNLTDGNPDKVMQAEDMAELIIAQLKLNRRVFIKNSSIWSTNP, from the coding sequence ATGACAGATTTAAAAAATAAAAACGCCCTAATCACCGGCGCAGGGAAAGGAATTGGAAAAGCAATCGCTTTGGCCTTAGCCAAAGAAGGCGTAAATATAATTTTGGTAGCACGTACACAAGAAGAAATAGACAGTGTAGCGGCAAAAGTGCGTTCGTTAAGAGTAAAAGCACTGGCAATAACCGCTGATGTCGCCGATATCAATTCGGTAAACGTTGCAGTTGAAAAAGCCTTGGCCGAATTTGGAACTATTGATATTTTAATCAACAATGCGGGAATTGCTGCTTTTGGAAAATTCTTAGAATTAGAACCAACGGATTGGGAACGCATCATTCAGGTAAACCTGATGGGAACCTATTATGTGACGCGTGCCGTTTTGCCAAATATGATCGAAAGACAAACGGGTGATATCATCAATATTTCTTCAACAGCAGGATTAAGCGGAAACGCTCTAACAAGTGCCTATAGCGCTTCTAAATTTGCAGTTTTAGGATTAACGGAATCGTTGATGCAAGAAGTCCGCAAGCATAATATTCGTGTGACGGCATTAACGCCAAGCACTGTTGCCACTGACATGGCCAAAGAATTAAACTTGACCGATGGCAATCCTGATAAAGTCATGCAAGCCGAAGACATGGCCGAATTAATCATCGCACAACTTAAACTAAACCGACGCGTATTTATCAAAAACAGCAGTATTTGGTCTACGAATCCTTAA
- a CDS encoding NAD(P)-dependent oxidoreductase, translating into MKIAIIGATGFVGSAILNELASRNHEITAIARNPKNDENTTIKWEKADINNIEELAKITAGSDVVISAFNAGWTNPNLYTDFLEGSKAIQKGVKKSGVKRFITIGGAGSLFVAPNLQAVDTPDFPKEYYAGATAARDYLNIIKEEKELDWAFFSPAFEMHQGITTGRTGKYRLGLDTPVFDENQRSILSVEDLAVVIADEAENPKHHQVRFTAAY; encoded by the coding sequence ATGAAAATCGCCATTATTGGAGCCACAGGATTTGTAGGCTCCGCTATTTTAAATGAATTAGCAAGTCGTAATCATGAAATTACCGCTATTGCCAGAAATCCAAAAAATGATGAAAACACAACTATCAAATGGGAGAAAGCAGATATAAATAACATCGAAGAACTAGCTAAAATTACTGCAGGAAGTGATGTGGTAATAAGTGCTTTCAATGCTGGATGGACCAATCCAAATTTATATACCGATTTTCTTGAAGGATCAAAAGCGATTCAGAAAGGGGTTAAAAAATCAGGTGTGAAACGATTTATTACTATTGGTGGCGCAGGTAGTTTATTTGTCGCTCCAAATTTACAAGCCGTAGATACCCCCGATTTTCCTAAAGAATATTATGCCGGAGCCACAGCAGCAAGGGATTATTTGAACATTATAAAAGAGGAAAAAGAGTTGGATTGGGCATTTTTTAGCCCGGCTTTTGAAATGCACCAAGGAATTACTACAGGACGAACTGGAAAATACCGTTTGGGATTAGACACTCCAGTTTTTGATGAAAATCAAAGAAGTATTTTATCAGTCGAAGACTTAGCCGTTGTCATTGCGGATGAAGCAGAAAATCCAAAACACCATCAAGTACGTTTTACAGCGGCTTACTAA
- a CDS encoding phosphate--nucleotide phosphotransferase: protein MKSIKPDDFKVIDKIELSKIPTNLFSKADDDDKEEKLDKVQVKLSEIQDVMYAHNRYGVLVCLQGMDTSGKDSMIREVFKEFNSRGVVVHSFKTPNSSELEHDYLWRHYLVLPEKGKFAVFNRSHYENVLVTRVHPEYIMNENLPGIETVNDITPEFWENRMQQINNFEKHITQNGTIMLKFYLHMSKEEQRQRLLRRLEEQKHNWKFSTGDLKERDRWDDYMHYYQEAINNTSTDYAPWYVIPADDKEMARYILAKIIWEEMQKHTDIKEPEMDEKIRGNIEMYKEMLKKE, encoded by the coding sequence ATGAAGTCTATAAAACCCGATGATTTTAAAGTGATTGACAAAATTGAATTGTCTAAAATCCCTACGAACTTGTTTAGTAAAGCCGATGATGATGATAAAGAAGAGAAACTGGATAAGGTGCAAGTGAAATTGAGTGAAATACAAGATGTGATGTATGCGCACAATCGCTATGGTGTTTTGGTTTGTTTGCAAGGCATGGATACTTCGGGCAAGGATAGTATGATTCGGGAAGTTTTTAAGGAATTTAATTCGCGTGGTGTTGTGGTGCATAGTTTTAAAACACCAAATTCAAGCGAGTTAGAACACGATTATTTATGGAGACATTATTTGGTTTTGCCTGAAAAAGGAAAGTTTGCGGTTTTTAACCGATCGCATTATGAAAATGTTTTGGTAACCAGAGTGCATCCTGAATATATTATGAATGAAAATTTGCCGGGTATTGAAACCGTAAATGATATTACACCGGAGTTTTGGGAGAATAGAATGCAGCAAATCAATAATTTTGAGAAGCACATTACCCAAAACGGAACGATTATGCTGAAATTCTATTTGCACATGAGCAAAGAGGAGCAAAGACAGCGCTTGTTACGCCGACTGGAAGAACAAAAACACAACTGGAAATTCTCAACAGGTGATTTGAAAGAAAGAGATCGTTGGGATGATTATATGCATTATTACCAAGAGGCAATTAATAATACTTCTACTGATTATGCGCCTTGGTACGTTATTCCTGCGGATGATAAAGAAATGGCCCGTTATATTCTAGCCAAAATTATTTGGGAAGAAATGCAAAAACATACGGATATCAAAGAGCCTGAAATGGATGAAAAAATCAGAGGAAATATTGAAATGTATAAAGAAATGCTGAAGAAGGAATAG
- a CDS encoding AEC family transporter, which yields MNNIILIFVCLFLGIALQKVKRFPSNTFKILNNVVIYICLPALALYYIPKIEWDNKLLFPIGVTWIGFTVSYFFFSFLGNRFGWSKKLTGCLIITAGLGNTSFLGFPIIQALYGEEGLKTAILVDQPGTFVVLSTLGILVATLFSSGSPNGFHIAKKILFFPPFITFLLACLMNVFDFDFHEYIQFGLQKVGSVMTPLAMLSVGLQLRFDRKSQHWKFLGLGLLYKLLVTPALIYLLYVVILQQHSKPIQVSIMEAAMAPMITASILATSHGLKPRLSSMMIGFGIPLSFVTLIFWYFVAQFI from the coding sequence ATGAATAACATTATCCTAATCTTCGTTTGTCTGTTTCTTGGAATCGCATTGCAAAAAGTGAAACGTTTTCCGTCTAATACCTTCAAGATTTTAAATAATGTGGTTATTTATATTTGTCTTCCTGCTTTGGCCTTGTATTATATCCCTAAAATTGAGTGGGATAATAAGCTGCTTTTTCCTATTGGTGTTACTTGGATTGGATTTACGGTTTCGTATTTCTTTTTTAGCTTTTTAGGGAATAGATTTGGATGGTCAAAAAAGCTTACGGGTTGTTTGATTATAACAGCCGGTTTGGGAAATACTTCCTTTTTAGGTTTCCCCATAATTCAAGCTTTGTACGGTGAAGAAGGTTTAAAAACTGCCATTCTGGTTGATCAGCCTGGTACTTTTGTAGTGCTTTCCACCTTAGGAATTCTTGTGGCTACTTTATTCTCTAGTGGAAGTCCAAATGGATTTCATATTGCAAAGAAAATATTGTTCTTTCCTCCATTTATCACTTTTCTGTTGGCTTGTTTAATGAATGTATTCGATTTTGATTTCCACGAATATATTCAGTTTGGTTTGCAAAAAGTGGGAAGTGTGATGACTCCTTTGGCGATGCTTTCTGTTGGATTGCAATTGCGATTTGATAGGAAAAGCCAACATTGGAAATTTTTGGGATTAGGACTTTTGTATAAATTATTAGTGACTCCGGCGCTGATCTATTTATTGTATGTCGTAATTTTGCAACAGCATTCAAAACCAATTCAGGTATCCATCATGGAAGCGGCTATGGCCCCAATGATTACAGCAAGTATTTTGGCTACTTCTCATGGTTTAAAACCCAGATTGAGTAGTATGATGATTGGTTTTGGAATACCATTGTCATTTGTCACATTGATTTTTTGGTATTTCGTTGCACAATTTATTTAA
- a CDS encoding prohibitin family protein yields MILFIILGIILLITSFSLKSNVNPFSKFANVLKIIGVLVIALGLFSSMFKQIDAGKVGVQSLYGSVQPDVLESGLHLINPLLDITEFDIQTQNYTMSAVHGEGAQEGDDAIRVLSNDGLEVVIDLTVLFRVSPESAPKILKQIGVDYSDKIVRPVTRTRIRDNAVYYDAVALYSTKRNEFQQRIFKTIEADFKTRGLVLEQLLIRNINLPTSVKASIESKINAEQDAQKMTFVLQKEKQEAERKRVEAQGIADYQRIISTGLSDKQLQYEQIKAQKELAASPNTKIIFMNGRGNTPVILSDK; encoded by the coding sequence ATGATACTATTTATTATTCTTGGAATAATTTTATTGATTACAAGTTTTTCATTAAAAAGTAATGTAAATCCGTTTTCAAAATTTGCAAATGTTCTAAAAATTATTGGCGTTTTAGTAATTGCTTTAGGGCTTTTTTCTTCTATGTTTAAACAAATTGATGCCGGAAAAGTAGGCGTTCAATCCCTATACGGAAGTGTGCAACCCGATGTTTTGGAAAGTGGGCTGCATTTGATAAATCCATTATTGGATATTACAGAGTTTGATATACAAACCCAAAACTATACTATGTCAGCTGTTCATGGAGAAGGTGCTCAGGAAGGTGATGATGCGATTCGTGTTTTGTCAAATGACGGTCTGGAAGTAGTAATTGATTTGACCGTTTTATTCCGAGTTTCGCCTGAGTCAGCACCTAAAATTTTGAAACAAATTGGGGTTGATTATTCCGATAAAATTGTTCGTCCCGTAACAAGAACACGTATTCGTGATAACGCTGTTTATTATGATGCAGTCGCTTTATATTCTACTAAAAGAAATGAATTTCAACAACGAATTTTCAAAACGATAGAAGCTGATTTTAAAACAAGAGGATTGGTTTTGGAGCAATTGCTAATTAGAAATATTAACCTTCCTACATCAGTAAAAGCATCTATTGAAAGTAAAATTAATGCCGAACAAGACGCTCAAAAAATGACTTTTGTACTTCAAAAAGAAAAACAGGAGGCCGAACGAAAAAGAGTAGAAGCGCAAGGTATTGCTGATTATCAAAGAATTATTTCAACGGGATTGTCAGATAAACAATTGCAATACGAGCAAATAAAAGCTCAAAAAGAACTGGCGGCTTCTCCCAATACTAAAATTATTTTTATGAATGGAAGAGGAAATACACCAGTTATTCTTTCTGATAAATAG
- a CDS encoding Rrf2 family transcriptional regulator, giving the protein MISGKFAITIHILTLLSKFPEDYLSSEFIAGSMNLHPVLVRKEIANLKKNNIVESKEGKNGGTKLLKSASSISLDAIFKMTFDTVNLGFSKNKPNPDCLVGNKINENLENLYENINEKISLQLSGISLEDFSNKF; this is encoded by the coding sequence ATGATTTCAGGTAAATTTGCAATAACAATCCATATCCTTACTTTACTTTCTAAATTTCCAGAGGACTATTTATCTTCTGAATTTATAGCGGGAAGCATGAATTTACATCCAGTTTTAGTACGAAAGGAAATAGCAAATCTGAAGAAAAATAATATTGTAGAAAGTAAAGAAGGTAAAAATGGAGGAACGAAACTGCTGAAATCTGCTTCAAGTATTTCACTAGACGCCATTTTTAAAATGACTTTTGACACGGTAAATTTAGGTTTCTCAAAAAACAAACCCAATCCAGATTGCCTTGTAGGAAACAAAATCAATGAAAATTTAGAAAATTTATATGAAAACATCAACGAAAAAATCAGCTTGCAATTAAGCGGCATTTCATTGGAAGATTTTTCGAATAAATTTTAA
- a CDS encoding MATE family efflux transporter, whose protein sequence is MNLSHYTKEFSYNIKLAYPVILGMLGHTLIGIVDNFMVGNLGSTELAAVSLGNSFIFIALSLGIGFSTAITPLTAEADAEKDDKKIRTTFHHGLLLCTVLGIALFILTVLSKQIMYLMHQPKEVADMAAPYIDWVAFSLIPVIMYQGYKQFADGLAKTKYSMYAIFMANVVHVFFNYVLIYGFWIFPKLGILGAALGTVISRIMMVVFMHYLMKRNEALKRYFKNFSFKEIRKSVLKKIINLGLPSAMQMLFEVTLFTAAIWLSGSLGKNSQAANQIALTLASSTFMVAMGLSVTAMIRVSHTKGMNDYKNLIIVARSIFLLAIMLETLFGIVFVVFHNFLPHLFLNMTDAAQVLDNQEIIIITAKLLLVAAVFQISDGIQVVVLGALRGLQDVKIPMYITFVAYWVIGFPISYYLGKYTSLQAVGIWIGLLAGLTAAALFLYIRFARLTRKLVLKNHK, encoded by the coding sequence GTGAATTTATCTCATTATACCAAAGAGTTTTCTTATAATATCAAATTAGCATACCCTGTGATTTTGGGAATGCTAGGTCATACATTGATAGGCATCGTAGATAATTTCATGGTGGGTAACCTTGGTTCTACTGAGTTAGCCGCTGTTTCGTTGGGTAATAGTTTTATCTTCATTGCTTTGTCTTTAGGTATAGGTTTTTCTACGGCTATAACGCCATTGACTGCTGAGGCTGATGCCGAAAAAGATGATAAAAAAATCCGAACTACTTTTCATCATGGATTATTGCTGTGTACGGTTTTAGGTATTGCTTTATTCATTTTGACAGTATTGTCTAAACAAATTATGTACTTGATGCACCAACCCAAAGAAGTGGCCGATATGGCAGCTCCTTATATTGATTGGGTCGCTTTTTCTTTAATTCCGGTTATAATGTATCAGGGATATAAACAATTTGCTGATGGTTTAGCGAAAACAAAATATTCGATGTATGCTATTTTTATGGCAAATGTGGTGCATGTGTTTTTTAATTATGTATTGATATATGGATTTTGGATTTTTCCTAAATTAGGAATTCTTGGTGCGGCTTTAGGAACGGTAATTTCAAGAATTATGATGGTAGTTTTTATGCATTATCTTATGAAAAGAAATGAGGCATTGAAACGGTATTTTAAAAATTTTAGTTTCAAAGAAATCCGAAAATCAGTTCTGAAAAAAATTATCAATTTGGGTTTGCCTTCAGCGATGCAAATGCTCTTTGAAGTAACTTTATTTACTGCGGCAATATGGCTTTCCGGTTCTTTGGGTAAAAATAGCCAGGCGGCTAATCAAATAGCATTAACTCTTGCTTCATCAACATTTATGGTAGCTATGGGTTTGAGTGTCACTGCGATGATTAGAGTGAGTCATACTAAAGGAATGAACGATTACAAAAATTTGATTATTGTTGCACGCTCCATTTTTTTATTGGCGATTATGCTGGAAACACTTTTCGGGATTGTTTTTGTTGTTTTTCATAATTTTTTGCCACACTTGTTTTTGAATATGACTGATGCTGCTCAAGTTTTAGACAATCAGGAAATAATTATAATAACAGCCAAGTTGCTTTTGGTAGCTGCTGTTTTTCAAATTTCAGATGGTATTCAAGTGGTTGTTTTAGGTGCTTTAAGAGGTTTACAAGATGTGAAAATTCCTATGTATATTACGTTTGTTGCATATTGGGTTATTGGTTTTCCTATTTCATATTATCTTGGAAAATATACTTCTTTGCAAGCAGTAGGAATCTGGATTGGACTTTTGGCGGGATTAACTGCAGCCGCTTTATTTTTGTATATTCGCTTTGCGAGATTAACAAGAAAATTAGTTTTAAAGAATCATAAATAA
- a CDS encoding DMT family transporter: MSNQTKGAFFALLATLLWSVNMVIASGIKGHIPPIGLAFWRWTIACIVLAPFAIKSTIESFTIIKKHIRYLMGTAVLGITIFNTLIYFAGKTTSAVNLSLIAISIPLFIVVLSRIIFKEKVSTIKIVGIITIITGVLVLITKGSLEALLHINFTIGDLLMLVACFFFAYYTILVRQKPDKLTPKVFLFSVFVIGTIFLFPFYIWEHLFYKKVIFDTKTVLATSYVGIFASLVSYYLWNEAIRLIGTSKTALIYYLIPVFSGILAYFFLGQAIVITQIISMGIIITGLLITNKK; this comes from the coding sequence ATGAGCAATCAAACTAAAGGAGCATTTTTCGCTTTATTAGCCACTTTACTTTGGTCCGTAAATATGGTAATCGCCAGCGGTATTAAAGGGCACATTCCTCCTATTGGACTGGCTTTTTGGCGTTGGACAATCGCTTGTATCGTCTTGGCTCCATTTGCAATTAAAAGTACCATCGAAAGTTTCACCATTATAAAGAAACACATTCGGTATCTCATGGGCACAGCAGTATTAGGCATTACTATTTTTAACACACTGATTTACTTTGCTGGAAAAACAACAAGCGCTGTCAATTTATCTTTAATAGCCATTTCGATTCCGTTGTTCATTGTGGTACTCTCCAGAATTATTTTTAAAGAAAAAGTATCCACTATAAAAATAGTTGGAATTATAACAATAATTACAGGAGTTCTTGTTCTTATTACCAAAGGGTCTCTAGAAGCATTACTACATATCAACTTTACAATTGGAGATTTATTGATGCTTGTGGCCTGTTTCTTTTTTGCCTATTATACGATACTAGTTCGGCAAAAACCAGATAAGTTAACCCCAAAAGTATTTTTATTTAGCGTTTTTGTTATTGGTACCATTTTCCTATTTCCCTTTTATATTTGGGAACATTTATTTTATAAAAAAGTAATTTTCGACACTAAAACCGTATTGGCAACTAGCTATGTAGGCATATTTGCTTCGCTAGTTTCCTATTATTTGTGGAACGAAGCAATCCGATTAATTGGTACTTCAAAAACGGCATTAATCTATTATTTAATTCCAGTGTTCAGTGGAATTTTAGCGTATTTTTTTCTGGGTCAGGCTATTGTAATCACTCAAATTATAAGCATGGGTATCATTATTACCGGTTTATTGATAACCAATAAGAAGTAA
- a CDS encoding MFS transporter produces the protein MNISSETTSQTINAPIVQKTVYSVLFSIAFAHLLNDLMQSVIPSTYPILKENFNLSFTQIGLITFVFQLTASILQPFIGFYTDKYPKPYSLVIAMLFTITGLGFLSISTSFWMLLVSVAFVGIGSSIFHPEASRVAYLGSGGKRGLAQSIFQLGGNSGSAIGPLLVALVVAPFGQSNIIWFVIVGILGIIILSQIALWYQNHLNLRAAKKIVNEDVAVPLSKRKINIALAVLLLLIFSKFFYMASMSSYFTFYLMHKFGLTVQESQFHLFLFLASVAAGTLIGGPLGDRFGRKYIIWISILGAAPFTLLLPYADLFWTGVLSVIIGIIIASAFSAILVFAQELMPGKVGMISGLFFGFAFGMGGLGSAILGYVADQTSIEYVYKLSSFLPLIGVFTYFLPNMKKNIPS, from the coding sequence ATGAATATTTCTTCAGAGACTACATCACAAACCATCAACGCTCCAATCGTTCAAAAAACAGTATATTCGGTGTTGTTTTCAATAGCTTTCGCTCATTTGTTAAACGACTTAATGCAATCCGTTATTCCTTCGACCTATCCAATTTTAAAAGAAAATTTTAATCTTAGTTTTACTCAAATTGGATTGATAACATTCGTTTTTCAGCTTACGGCTTCTATTCTGCAGCCTTTCATCGGTTTTTATACAGATAAATATCCAAAACCGTATTCTCTAGTAATTGCGATGTTATTTACAATCACAGGATTAGGATTTTTATCGATTTCAACTTCTTTTTGGATGTTGTTGGTGTCAGTTGCATTTGTAGGAATTGGTTCTTCCATATTTCATCCCGAAGCGTCTCGTGTTGCTTATTTAGGTTCAGGAGGAAAGCGAGGTTTGGCACAATCTATTTTCCAGTTGGGAGGTAATTCAGGAAGTGCAATTGGTCCTTTATTAGTGGCACTGGTTGTTGCTCCTTTTGGACAATCAAATATAATATGGTTTGTAATAGTAGGTATTTTAGGAATCATTATTTTGTCCCAAATTGCGCTTTGGTACCAAAACCATTTGAATCTTCGTGCTGCCAAAAAAATAGTAAATGAAGACGTTGCAGTTCCATTATCCAAAAGGAAAATTAATATTGCTTTAGCTGTTTTATTGTTGTTGATATTTTCCAAGTTTTTTTACATGGCGAGTATGTCAAGTTATTTTACATTTTATCTCATGCATAAATTTGGATTAACAGTACAAGAATCGCAGTTCCATTTGTTTCTTTTTTTAGCATCAGTTGCTGCAGGAACATTAATAGGTGGGCCTTTAGGAGATCGTTTTGGCAGAAAATATATCATTTGGATTTCGATACTTGGAGCAGCTCCATTCACTTTATTATTGCCTTATGCCGATTTGTTTTGGACAGGAGTATTATCAGTTATTATCGGAATTATTATTGCTTCAGCGTTTTCAGCAATTTTAGTTTTTGCACAAGAATTAATGCCAGGAAAAGTGGGGATGATTTCGGGACTGTTTTTTGGTTTTGCCTTTGGTATGGGAGGTTTAGGTTCGGCAATTTTGGGTTATGTTGCAGATCAAACCAGTATTGAATACGTTTATAAATTAAGTTCTTTTCTACCGCTGATTGGCGTTTTTACTTATTTCTTGCCCAATATGAAAAAGAATATTCCTTCTTAA
- the nudK gene encoding GDP-mannose pyrophosphatase NudK, which translates to MKNPTIKIQKTELLSDNWYLLNKVTFDYQKKDDSWITQKREVYDRGNGAAILLYNTQQKTVILTRQFRLPSYLNGNKTGMMIEVCAGLLDEDHPEQCIIRETEEETGYRLTKVTKIMETYMSPGAVTEILYLFVGEYDESMKVSDGGGVEHEEENIDVLEMTYDEAYAMIESGEIKDAKTIMLLQYAKIKNLV; encoded by the coding sequence ATGAAAAATCCAACCATTAAAATACAAAAAACCGAATTACTTTCTGATAATTGGTACCTTTTAAACAAAGTAACTTTTGATTACCAAAAAAAAGACGACTCTTGGATTACCCAAAAAAGAGAAGTTTATGACCGAGGAAACGGTGCTGCCATTTTATTATACAACACCCAACAAAAAACTGTTATTCTAACCAGACAATTCCGCTTGCCAAGTTACCTTAACGGAAATAAAACAGGAATGATGATTGAGGTTTGCGCAGGACTTTTGGACGAAGATCATCCGGAGCAATGCATCATTCGAGAAACCGAAGAAGAAACCGGATATCGCCTTACAAAAGTCACTAAAATAATGGAAACCTATATGTCTCCTGGAGCAGTAACTGAAATTTTATATCTATTTGTTGGAGAATATGATGAATCCATGAAAGTCAGTGATGGCGGTGGAGTCGAACATGAAGAGGAAAATATAGATGTCTTAGAAATGACTTATGACGAAGCTTACGCCATGATTGAATCTGGGGAAATAAAAGACGCCAAAACCATCATGTTGTTACAATACGCTAAAATAAAAAATCTAGTTTAA
- the meaB gene encoding methylmalonyl Co-A mutase-associated GTPase MeaB, which translates to MPNKKQHPSTLHEKPGISQPEIISPIAVAHIKKFRKIQPSPKELVDGILAGNITALSRAITLVESTNSEHLAKANEVINACLPHANKSVRIGITGVPGVGKSTFIEAFGKHLTSLGKKVAVLAVDPSSTISHGSILGDKTRMEELVKDKNAFIRPSASGETLGGVARKTRETITLCEACGFDTIIIETVGVGQSETAVHSMVDFFLLLKISGAGDELQGIKRGIMEMADAIVINKADGDNIRKANLAKLEFNRALHLFPAKKSGWIPTTSTCSAITHEGIIAVWKTIVQFLELTKNNNYFFEKRKEQNHYWMLETINEQLKLNFYNHPEIHQLLDSTKKAVSTDEISPFAAAQLLLEKYFKF; encoded by the coding sequence TTGCCGAATAAAAAACAACATCCTAGCACCTTACATGAAAAACCTGGGATTTCTCAACCAGAAATCATCAGTCCAATCGCTGTTGCGCACATTAAAAAATTCAGAAAAATTCAACCTTCCCCCAAAGAATTGGTTGACGGGATTTTAGCAGGAAATATAACGGCGCTGAGTCGGGCAATTACCTTAGTTGAAAGTACAAATAGCGAACATTTAGCGAAAGCCAATGAAGTTATAAATGCTTGCTTACCTCATGCCAATAAATCTGTCAGAATAGGTATAACGGGAGTTCCCGGTGTGGGAAAAAGCACCTTTATTGAAGCTTTTGGAAAACACTTGACCAGTTTAGGAAAAAAAGTGGCCGTTCTCGCCGTTGATCCCAGTAGTACGATTTCACATGGAAGTATTTTAGGTGACAAAACCCGAATGGAAGAATTGGTTAAAGATAAAAACGCTTTTATTCGCCCCTCGGCATCAGGAGAAACTTTGGGTGGTGTTGCCCGAAAAACCAGGGAAACCATTACGCTTTGTGAAGCTTGCGGGTTTGACACCATAATTATTGAAACTGTAGGAGTTGGTCAAAGCGAAACTGCTGTTCACAGTATGGTGGATTTCTTTTTACTTCTAAAAATTTCAGGTGCTGGTGATGAATTGCAAGGTATCAAACGCGGTATTATGGAAATGGCAGATGCTATCGTAATCAATAAAGCCGATGGTGATAATATTAGAAAAGCCAACTTAGCAAAACTAGAATTCAATAGAGCATTGCATCTTTTTCCTGCTAAAAAATCGGGTTGGATACCGACCACTTCAACTTGTAGTGCAATAACACATGAAGGAATTATTGCTGTTTGGAAAACTATTGTACAATTTCTGGAACTGACAAAAAACAATAATTATTTCTTTGAAAAGCGAAAAGAACAAAACCACTATTGGATGTTAGAAACCATCAACGAACAGTTGAAATTGAATTTTTATAATCATCCCGAAATTCACCAATTATTGGATTCAACTAAAAAAGCGGTTTCAACTGATGAAATTTCACCCTTTGCAGCCGCTCAATTATTATTGGAAAAATATTTTAAATTTTAA